The following are encoded together in the Myxococcales bacterium genome:
- a CDS encoding aldo/keto reductase: MSDTPKPVGRRRFLKLALAGGGAGALVVGGGVYAYRRRPIAGVPIVDERPPHLEPGAAVVARRRLGRTNLQVSVVGIGAGGLSGPEPIVRAVDVGMNFIDTSVCYGDSEKVIRRALKSSAGLRDKLIIATKWDAGVDARKGEILASLDKSLGRLGVDYVDIMQLHWLGGGHKIPDTGYNRLDNPELYLAMEEAKKAGKVRFFGATSHNGERSKILRHAIDKGAFDMLLVKMNVLDHESAGIPALLSRAKEKDIGVVVMKSQPGGGRIPGAYEKSKFSIYQANLRWVLDHPEVASVVHSKLGTDPSAQDQAVGAVQDPLGSADRELLDGYARALSPEYCRGCGEHCTSACPSEVAIPHVLQFAMYEREYGWPERARKHYAELPDRARWSEQCTSCNACSAACPYGVDAAGGVRDAHRRLG; the protein is encoded by the coding sequence ATGAGCGACACCCCGAAGCCCGTCGGACGGCGACGATTCCTGAAGCTGGCGCTCGCGGGGGGCGGCGCCGGTGCGCTGGTCGTCGGCGGTGGCGTGTACGCCTACCGCCGGCGACCGATCGCAGGCGTGCCGATCGTCGATGAACGCCCCCCGCACCTCGAGCCCGGCGCGGCCGTCGTTGCGCGGCGCAGACTTGGGCGGACCAACCTGCAGGTCAGCGTAGTCGGGATCGGCGCGGGCGGGCTGTCGGGACCCGAACCGATCGTGCGCGCCGTCGACGTGGGCATGAATTTCATCGACACCTCCGTCTGCTACGGCGACAGCGAGAAGGTCATCCGGCGCGCCCTCAAGTCGAGCGCCGGCCTGCGCGACAAGCTGATCATCGCCACCAAGTGGGACGCAGGCGTGGACGCCAGGAAGGGCGAGATCCTCGCGTCGCTCGACAAGAGCTTGGGCCGACTGGGGGTGGACTACGTCGACATCATGCAGCTTCACTGGCTCGGCGGCGGGCACAAGATCCCCGACACCGGCTACAACCGTCTGGACAACCCCGAGCTCTATCTCGCCATGGAAGAGGCGAAGAAGGCGGGCAAGGTGCGCTTCTTTGGCGCCACCAGTCACAACGGCGAGCGCAGCAAGATCTTGCGGCACGCCATCGACAAGGGCGCCTTCGACATGCTGCTCGTGAAGATGAACGTGCTCGACCACGAGAGCGCCGGCATTCCCGCGCTCCTCAGCCGTGCCAAGGAGAAGGACATCGGCGTCGTGGTGATGAAGTCGCAGCCCGGAGGCGGACGCATCCCGGGGGCCTACGAGAAGAGCAAGTTCTCCATCTACCAGGCGAACCTGCGCTGGGTGCTCGATCACCCGGAGGTGGCGTCGGTGGTGCACTCGAAGCTCGGCACCGATCCGAGCGCGCAGGACCAGGCCGTGGGCGCGGTGCAGGATCCGCTCGGCAGCGCCGACCGCGAGCTGCTCGACGGCTACGCCAGAGCGTTGTCGCCCGAGTACTGCCGCGGGTGTGGCGAGCACTGCACGTCGGCGTGTCCCAGCGAAGTGGCGATCCCGCACGTGCTCCAGTTCGCGATGTACGAGCGCGAATATGGCTGGCCCGAGCGCGCGCGGAAGCACTATGCCGAATTGCCGGACAGAGCGCGCTGGTCGGAGCAGTGCACCTCGTGCAACGCGTGCAGCGCAGCGTGTCCCTACGGCGTGGACGCCGCGGGCGGCGTGCGCGACGCTCATCGACGCCTTGGATGA